One genomic region from Quercus robur chromosome 4, dhQueRobu3.1, whole genome shotgun sequence encodes:
- the LOC126721817 gene encoding uncharacterized protein LOC126721817 codes for MAIYSRDEALMCKVFPSSLGPTAMRWFNGLRANSVGSFKTLTQAFGAHFITCSRTPRPLGSLLALSMREGETLKNYSDRYWEMFNEIEGKNDAVAITIFKAGLPTDHDLRKSLTGKSVTSMHQLMDRIDKYRRVEEDQLQGKEKAKVIPQERRDFRSDRYNSSRPRRDFVGQSGSVDTMDNCRNLWDHLEQLVREGKLKQLLHHSSGRASQAGSEVRGDASSRLPLGTINVIFAAPGRTGSYPSKILSVCRSSAEDHSQALKRARVCVPLILGFSDEDMVGTIQPHEDALVVTLRIGGYDVRRVMVD; via the coding sequence ATGGCTATCTACTCCAGGGacgaggctttgatgtgcaaagtttttCCATCGAGTTTGGGTCCGacggcgatgaggtggttcaacggcTTAAGAGCCAATTCTGTTGGGTCTTTCAAAACACTGACTCAAGCTTTTGGTGCTCACTTTATCACATGCAGCAGGACTCCTCGGCCCTTGGGATCTTTGCTGGCTCTGTCTATGCGAGAGGGCGAGACTCTCAAGAATTACTCAGAtaggtactgggaaatgtttaatgaaatagaggGAAAGAACGATGCTGTGGCCATAACCATTTTCAAAGCTGGCCTCCCAACTGATCACgatttaaggaaatccctgACGGGTAAATCTGTCACCAGTATGCACCAATTGATGGACAGGATAGATAAGTACAGAAGGGTAGAGGAAGATCAACTTCAGGGAAAAGAAAAGGCCAAAgtgatccctcaggagaggagggatttcaggtcggaccgttaTAATAGCAGCCGACCCCGGAGGGATTTTGTTGGGCAGTCGGGTTCAGTGGACACGATGGATAattgcaggaatttatgggaTCACTTGGAACAGTTGGTCCGTGAAGGGAAATTAAAACAACTCTTGCATCACTCCAGTGGAAGGGCGAGCCAAGCAGGTTCAGAGGTGCGTGGGGACGCTTCATCAAGACTCCCTCTGGGTACGATTAACGTCATCTTTGCTGCCCCGGGAAGGACTGGGTCTTACCCCTCCAAGATATTGTCGGTGTGCCGATCCTCGGCCGAGGATCATTCCCAAGCATTGAAGAGAGCCAGGGTGTGTGTCCCcctgattttgggcttttcaGATGAGGACATGGTTGGGACCATACAGCCCCATGAAGATGCTTTGGTGGTAACGTTGAGAATTGGCGGGTACGATGTCAGAAGGGTGATGGTTGATTAG